Genomic segment of Erythrobacter sp. BLCC-B19:
TGGGTGATCGGCTATGACACGATCTACGCCCTGCAGGACCGCGAGGATGATGCGATGGTCGGCATCCGTTCCTCTGCGCTGGCGATGGGATCGCGCGTGACGGCAGGCGTCGGCGCGTTTTACGCGCTTGCAATCACGTTTTGGGCGCTCGCTGTGTGGCTCTACCGCGAGGACTGGCTCGCCTGCCTCGCGCTGCTGCCGGTGGCGGGGCATTTCGTCTGGCAGGTGGCGACGCTTGATGCCGCCGATCCGGACAACCCGCTCACCCGCTTCCGCGCGAACCGCTGGGCAGGCGCGCTGATGGCGGCGGCGTGTTTCGTGGTCGGGAACGCCTGAGGGGATGTGCAACCTCTACCGCATGACGAAGAACGCCTCCGAGGTTGCGGCGTGGTTCGATGCGGTGGAAGGGGCAGGGGGTGCGAACTTCGCGGCCGAGGTCTATCCGGGCTACACGGGCCTCGTGGTTGCCGAGGGCGCGGTGCGGCCCATGACCTGGGGCTTTCCGCTGGTGCTGAAAGGCAAGCAGGGGCAGCCCTTGAAGCCCAAGCCGGTCAACAATGCGCGTTCCGACAAGCTTGCGACCTTCTTCTGGCGGCACTCGTTCGAACAGCGCCGGTGCCTGATCCCGCTGACCGCCTGGGCCGAGGCGCAAGGGGCTAAGGGGCGGATGACCCGCACCTGGCTGTCGCGCCCCGATGCACCGCTGTTCGCAGCGGCAGGCGTGTGGCGACGCTCGGACGAATGGGGCGATTGCTATGCGATGGTGATGACGGACAGCGAAGGCACCGATGCTGCCAGCGTGCACGAACGGATGCCGGTGCTGCTCGCGCCGGACGATCAGGCCCGCTGGCTTGCAGGTTCGCCGCAGGAGGCGCTGGGCGTGTGCCGGGGGTGGACGGGGGCGCTCACCATCGAGCGAACCGGCGAGCCCTGGGCGAAGTCCGTAGTGCCGCCGCCGCCCGCCCAGCCGGGGCTGTTTCAGGCATAGCTGACCATCTCGAACTCGATCCCGTCCCAGTCAAAGAAGTAGAACCGCCGCCCGGGTTCGTAATCGGCATGGTTGAACGGCTCGAGCCCCGCCGCCTTGACCACCGCCTCGGCTGCATCGAGATCATCAACCACCAGCCCGACATGGTTGAGCGGCAGCCCCTTGGCATGGCGCCCGGCGAGGGCAGCGCCTTTGGTGTAGACCGCGATGTAATCCCGCGCGCTGCCGACATGGATTGTCTCGCCGCCGAGTTGCGAAGGCCCGCGCCAGCGGATGTGCCAGCCCATCAGGCGCTCCAGCAGGGCGGCGCTGCGTTCGATATCGCTGACGGTGATGTTGATGTGTTCGAGATAGCCGTGGGGCATGGGAGGTATCCTTCTTCTGCATGATGCGAATCAATGAACTTGCCGAGTTTGCAAGCTCAACCTAACTTGAGGTCAAGCTTATTCGGAGCGCCCCAAGGATGACCGCCACCCGCCGCCTCAAGACGACCGACCTGCTTGCCATCGGCGACGTCGCGCGCCGCACCGGGCTGAGCGTTTCGGCGATCCGGTTCTATGAGGATCAGCGCCTGATCGAGCCGGTGCGCACCGGCGGCAACCAGCGGCGGTTCTTGCGGTCGGACATCCGGCGGCTGTCCTTCAT
This window contains:
- a CDS encoding SOS response-associated peptidase; protein product: MCNLYRMTKNASEVAAWFDAVEGAGGANFAAEVYPGYTGLVVAEGAVRPMTWGFPLVLKGKQGQPLKPKPVNNARSDKLATFFWRHSFEQRRCLIPLTAWAEAQGAKGRMTRTWLSRPDAPLFAAAGVWRRSDEWGDCYAMVMTDSEGTDAASVHERMPVLLAPDDQARWLAGSPQEALGVCRGWTGALTIERTGEPWAKSVVPPPPAQPGLFQA
- a CDS encoding VOC family protein: MPHGYLEHINITVSDIERSAALLERLMGWHIRWRGPSQLGGETIHVGSARDYIAVYTKGAALAGRHAKGLPLNHVGLVVDDLDAAEAVVKAAGLEPFNHADYEPGRRFYFFDWDGIEFEMVSYA